In Micropterus dolomieu isolate WLL.071019.BEF.003 ecotype Adirondacks linkage group LG01, ASM2129224v1, whole genome shotgun sequence, the sequence attttagaccaatttcaaaactgccttttattgcaaagattctagaaagaattgtgtccaaacagctgctcactgtactggaaaataacaaattatttgaaaagtttcagtctggttttaggaagtaccatagcactgagactgccctgcttaaagtcaccaatgaccttttaatgtctgctgatgaaggtatgtgctcagtccttgtactcctggaccttagcgctgcttttgacaccattgatcacaacatcatgttagacagactgaggcactgggtggggatctctggtactgccctagaatggttttcatcctacctgtcaaataggaagttttgcgtgtctgtaaacaacNNNNNNNNNNNNNNNNNNNNNNNNNNNNNNNNNNNNNNNNNNNNNNNNNNNNNNNNNNNNNNNNNNNNNNNNNNNNNNNNNNNNNNNNNNNNNNNNNNNNGCCAAGAATGCTAAAGgaagttagcttgttagcaggaAGTAGCCGGAGCCGGAGCTCGGCCTCACAGTCGGAGCAGCTTCCATAGAgaccaaactgtatttttcacgGAGCCCAAATGTCCAAATGTCCAGATAGAGCTGTCTGAATAGACTCTGTGCTGTTCCCTTTATctgaacatgtttaacatcTGAATTATCTCCCGGTGTCCTACGAAGCTaatgcagttagcttagcttgctagctggaaacagtctggaggaaaagctgctgtgAATTAGTAAAAATGTCTAAAGTGGAGAACGAGGAGGAACTTTGTGGACAACGCAAACTACTGGACGCTGTTTTCAAGCCTGAAGCAGGTTTGTACACTTTACTGCTTATTCTCACTGTAAACtgcctttactgcagtaaaagtactaataccactctgtgaaaatactccactgcgagtaaaagtcctgcattcaaaccttccttcagtaaaagtatgtgagtatTATCAGCAACGTGTACTTACAGTatgacagtaaaagtactcacagtgcagtaaaatgttcctgtcagAGTTCATTTGTAAAAACTGATACCTGAAACAAATTACTTCTTTTCATCATTGCCAAACAATCTATACCTAACTGGTCATTCAAAACCATATGTTTGTTCTCGAATTATGGATTTTTATATCACCAGGGaagcaccgaaatgaaaattcttggccgaagccgaaaTCGAATATAATGAAGAAATTAGCGCATTCAcatttttgcctctttttttttttttaccattgcataaattaaacagtcaaaaagtgctttttactcagtgtaaagtaaaaaaaacatattacatgtgtccattaaaagtaaatggacacatgcaatatgttttatactttctgtgaatataatccaattaatcttatttccatcctgtacagacgccttattttgaaaaccggacgttgtcacatctGTATCcccctcgcgctaaattcatccacTCCGACCCAGTTTCACAGCCTCGCTTCaggcaggactctcatactgcaacacttgtctttgtaaagagacaaactgacaggataaagtctctaacctgcctgtcagctcgcacagggccgcttcacttaccgtaaaggcttgagtacatgtgcactccaaatgtaggtgcggctagcttcatctccttctcacagacgagtggacagaaacactcaGAGCGGTTCTTTTCACCGATGGACtggatgtgctgggagacagttcagcagaacagcgtctgcaaagagcgacactttaaaatgcttccacactgccgacatgtcaatgtaattgtaaaatattgtttttttggacTTATTAGGCcttatttttgctattttcagttgattaatttcagtggccgaacatttggtgcatccctacaTTTTACTTGTTATTGATACAACCGTTGTTTTAGTTCTTTAACTTGTAAACACCGTAGTCACTTATCACTAGGGATGGGAAACAATATCTGGTTCTTAATTAACAGGCTGGGGCTAAAGATCGTAGcgtttattatcaggctgcagcctgaaCTGCTGGCTACTTCACACCCTCGTTCGCTTCACTCCTCATTTGGTCAGTTAGTTGCATGTTAGGATGGCTGGAGACCTCAAAGTGGTCAAAGCCATGGCTACATTTCACTAAAGCCAAAGATGAGGAGGAAGCGAAATGCCATTCATGTTCCAAGTTCATTTCTTGTACAACAATGGTGCTAAAGCAGCTCAACTTTGCGCATCAGTTAAAGAAAAAACCTTTGACTGTCTTTGAGTCGGAACACTGCCAACTCCAGCTGCAGTTGGGTCTTGTTGTTACAGAAAAGTAGATGGATAAGGACTCGTCTTAACAGTGAGAGAAGTTACTCAGATTATTAGACTGATCAAAAGTTATCGAGTATAATTTCTTCATGGTACAGTTCCCTCTTTACACAAACAGCGGTGATGCCCCTTTGACTAGTGTTTTACTAAGTTTGTTAAGTTCACTACATACACTATGTCTTAGATTCTCATTTTTACTTGCGTGATTTTCTTTTCACACGTATTGTTTGTAGTCATAGGAATTACAGTTCTTTGAAAGGAAGCTGGATCTTAGGTTCCTCTCCAAGAACAGTTCTTTTGGCTACCAAACGATTTTTCATTTGGAATATGTTCCAAAAGGACTTGAAACTAATTGAACGAATCTCTCTAAATGCTTTTAAATCAAAAAATGACAGAATTAGAGGGCGCCtcctttaaaatgtaaatgtctttaaATCGTAAAAATTACTGAAAATTACTTTCTGAACTGTGAGTTCACTATtcttctgtgttatttgtttgtaCCTATgtggttttcattttcatataaATCCTGCTGCATGTCGCCAGTACAACCTTGCAAAAGAGATTCTTAATCTCAATGGGACTCTCCTgcataaataaaggttatattaataatattaataattatagtACCACCTCTGCTGGTCATTGTGTAAGTTACATTATCCTGGTCTTTCAGATTAGCACAAAAACCATGAATATTGCGCACCATTTGTGTGACATCAGTCTAAAGAAAATGTCAGCACCATCAACTGTGTGCCTTCCAGTGCCCCTGAAGTCTAAGAAAGTCGTGGTGTCAGTGGTTTAAATGTTTACAGTTttctaaaatgtatttcattattcTTCACAGGCGTTGAGCTGCTGTTGGTGAATAAAAAAGGGGTTCCCCCtgagcagcaggagtggaggcccagtctggaccaggaggacccccCAGAGCCCCCGcacattaaagaggagtggagccccagtctggaccaggaggacccaccagagcccccgcacattaaagaggagtggagccccagtctggaccaggaggacccaccagagccaccgcacattaaagaggagtggagccccagtctggaccaggaggacccaccagagccaccgcacattaaagaagaaaaggaggagctCTGGAcgagtcaggagggagagcaccTTCAAGGGCTGGAGGAGGATGACATCATTAAGTTCACATTCACTCCTGtccctgtgaagagtgaagaagatgatgatgagaAACCTCAGTCCTTAAAGCTTCATCAAAGACTCACTGAACAGATGAAAACAGAGgctgatggagaggactgtggaggacaAGAACGAGCCGAGAACTCAGATCCAGATAGAAATTTACAACCAGCTACTCATGAAAAGATGTCACACTCTGAACCGGAGTCTGATGACAGTTTTGATTGGGAGGAGATAAGGAAACATGCTCGATGTGCTACAAGCTCTGACCACAAGGGATATCTCCAGGGAAATTATGGAATCCAAATAAGAGGGAAACGACTCAATTGCTCaatttgtggtaaaagattctTCTGGAAAAACTCTTTAATGACTCATATGAGACTTCATTCAGAAGGAAAATGTTTCAGCTGCTCTGTTTGTAAAAAAACTTTTCAATGCTGGGTAAAGTTTGATAAGCACGTAAAATTCCACTCACTGGAGAAACACTTaagttgttctgtctgtggtaaaaGATTCCCATTCAGGTCAAATTTGACCCGACACTTAAGAGTTCATACAGGCGAAAAACCTTTTACATGCTCCgtttgtaaaaaacattttgctaccAAAAGCTGTTTGACCAAAcacatgagaatccacacaggggagaaacccttCAGTTGTTCTGTCTGCAGTAGAGGATTCAAGCAAAGCTCAGCTTTGACCAAAcacatgagaatccacacaggggagaaacccttaatctgttctgtctgtggtaaaagattcacaAACAGGTCAAATTTGACCCGACACTTAAGAGTTCATACAGGAGAAAAACCTTTCACATGCTCCGTTTGTCAAAAAAGTTTCAGTTTAAGAGCCCAGTTATACAGAcacatgagaatccacacaaGGGATTAAACATTTAGTTGCAGTGTTCGTGATAATAGATTTACTCGATTACCTCAAAAACCACAAGTATACTGGTCAGAGCAGAGGAAGTAAATGAAGCTGTGGAGATGTTTGTTGAGCTGATTTCTTCCAGCAGGGTTGAAGTACTTGTgggttatttcttatttcacagttttaattctacttcattctccatcttattttagtgtttactccttGAATCTGCTTACCTTGGTTTTTCCTACACGCACAGATTACACCTTTgttctctcactgcaaacacaccgaGTTGCCTCGCctcttcctgtttctctctccctgtatgtgtctgctctgttggctttctccatcagcagtacattTTTCCACCTGTGATTTCACAGCTGCAGGTGCACTGCATCTGGAGGAGGCTTGTTTATGACCTAGCCTATCGAAATGTTTGAACTTATACTGAATGACATCTCCACCTGTGTGTTCACTTTTCACTGTTGCTTCAACTGGTCCATGCTTGTGTCAGTGTCTTGTAAAGTACTACCAGgtaacatctctctctgtgtttctttgcaAAGTGTCAAACAGTTCATTAGTATACTGTGCCAAAGTAAAGTCTCTAAGTGGGAAACACTCCTAAGGGTGGGACTTCAACACTGATCAGTTCAAAATGTTGACACTGTCATGAGTTGCCACGTGTGCTCTAAAATCTCGTGGTAGACGTTGCATTGACTCTGGACTTGTTAAAAGTGTAACAAAGTGTCTTccggacagctgtcaagtcagaagtcttccccatgattgtggttttgtgtactgaaccagactgagagattaaaggctcttctcagcttgacaattaTTTTTTGATTCTTGTATTATAATATTTTGAGAGTTTCTGTAAGCTgtaatcaagattaaaacaacaaaagtctTTTCATGCTCTTTACATGAATGGTAACAATGACctataatgaaaaacaaaattagcTAACTTCAGTGCTGGTGCATCAACAAAGTCTTTCATCACTGCCTAAAAGAGACATCCAGATATTCACAGTTTATGTTAGGAAGGACTGACTGCTGAAGATTTATTCTGATGGATAAAGGGGTTAGTGTCTTCATGGCTTTTAATTAAGTCAGCCATACAGTCTCTTCTTGTGTTGATGATGCCAGAAAGTCAgcaatacataaatacatctTAAGCCATATTGTAGCTACACAACAGTAGTAGATTTTTCTGCAGTGGAATTCTGTCTCAGTGCAGGAGAACTTTAAGCCCTGATGCCAACAgataaaacagacaaatgagTCAAACAGTGCACACTAGAATATTATACAGCTTCATATGTACACTTAGAGTTATAATGCAATGTAAATTAATATAGTGTAGATTATGTTTTAGTATGTACTTCAGTAAAGGATCCGGGTATTTACTACCACTGTTAATTAAAAGAGATATGGGCTTGTAAATTCAAGGTTGGTCACTTTAACTTGAAAACCAGCAAAAACGTGGTACCTGAAGCAGGTGAACTTCCGGTTGCTAACACGCTAACTTTATTCGGTACGTTGCACGTTCGTTCCAGCCggagttcagcagcagagcctgcATGTGAGGATAAACGTGTTTAAGTGGACTCTGTTTAAACTTTCGGGATGTTTCACCTCAGACTCATCTCCTGTTAGCCAAGAATGCTAAAGgaagttagcttgttagcaggaAGTAGCCGGAGCCGGAGCTCGGCCTCACAGTGTGTATTTTATCAGAGTGAGCTGCGTGAGCTGTAACGGAGTGTGtctggaggaaaagctgctgtaAACATGTCTAAAGTCCAAACGCTGAGAGCTTTTGTCCAGCAGCGACTAAGTGCGGCTGCTGAAGAGATATTTGAGCTGTTTGAAAGAACGATAGCAGAGTACGAGGAGGAACTTTGTGGACAACGCAAACTACTGGACGCTGTTTTCAAGCCTGAAGTCCGgttacacagagcaggtttgtgcactttactgcttattctcactgtaaactgcctttactgcagtaaaagtactaataccactctgtgaaaatactccactgcgagtaaaagtcctgcattcaaaccttccttcagtaaaagtatgtgagtattatcagcaacatgTACTTANNNNNNNNNNNNNNNNNNNNNNNNNNNNNNNNNNNNNNNNNNNNNNNNNNNNNNNNNNNNNNNNNNNNNNNNNNNNNNNNNNNNNNNNNNNNNNNNNNNNGTAACGGAGTGTGtctggaggaaaagctgctgtaAACATGTCTAAAGTCCAAACGCTGAGAGCTTTTGTCCAGCAGCGACTAAGTGCGGCTGCTGAAGAGATATTTGAGCTGTTTGAAAGAACGATAGCAGAGTACGAGGAGGAACTTTGTGGACAACGCAAACTACTGGACGCTGTTTTCAAGCCTGAAGTCCGgttacacagagcaggtttgtgcactttactgcttattctcactgtaaactgcctttactgcagtaaaagtactaataccactctgtgaaaatactccactgcgagtaaaagtcctgcattcaaaccttccttcagtaaaagtatgtgagtattatcagcaacatgTACTTACAATatgacagtaaaagtactcacagtgcagtaaaatgttcctgtcagAGTTTCTCTGTTATATCTGATGTATCTGGcttaatattcctgctgcataTTCCTGGTTATTGTAACTAAGCGCCCTCTGCTTTATTCCTGCATGttaaacaccaaaacaacacatgTTGCAAACAAAAGTCATAAAGTTCGAGTGTTTTCTCCAAGTCTCCAAACCTTAGGTGCATGTATTTGATGGTGGCGGGGGTCCAATGAAagaatatttaatttcacatttttgggCCATTATTATCATATCTGTAAAGAAGTTGGGAAAGCTGGATCAGATAGATGATCTACACAGTGATTTTATAAATGCCACAGCAGCAATTGGTCTAAAGAAATGTGGGGtagcctaaactaaattatttcatgatatttattaCATTTGCTATATTCTGACCAGCTGAACTTTCTGCATTCATTGGCTGTaataagttaaataaatatgtagatgttgataggttatactgtatgttacaaGCCCCAGGCACAGGGCATGTGGACAGATAATggtgagtcctccatgcatgccaaagttagtcatggagttcctcaaggatctgtcctcggaccaatcctcttcactttatatatgcttcctttaggcaatattatcaggaaatattccataagctttcaatgttatgcagatgatactcagttatatctatcgatcaagccagatgaaactcatcagttagctaaacttcaaatgtgccttcaggatgttaaaacctggatgacctgtaattttctaatgttaaactcagataaaactgaagttattgctctggggcctaagcacctccgtgacgcattatctaaagatatagtttccctggatggcatcgccctggcctccagcaccactgtgaggaatcttggagttatctttgatcaggacatgtcgtttaagtcccacattaagcaaatttcaaggaccgccttttttcacctacgtaNNNNNNNNNNNNNNNNNNNNNNNNNNNNNNNNNNNNNNNNNNNNNNNNNNNNNNNNNNNNNNNNNNNNNNNNNNNNNNNNNNNNNNNNNNNNNNNNNNNNtctatcgatcaagccagatgaaactcatcagttagctaaacttcaaatgtgccttcaggatgttaaaacctggatgacctgtaattttctaatgttaaactcagataaaactgaagttattgctctggggcctaagcacctccgtgacgcattatctaaagatatagtttccctggatggcatcgccctggcctccagcaccactgtgaggaatcttggagttatctttgatcaggacatgtcgtttaagtcccacattaagcaaatttcaaggaccgccttttttcacctacgtaatattgcgaaaatcaggaacatcctgtctaaaaatgatgcagaaaaactagtccatgcatttgttacttctaggctggattactgcaattccttattatcaggctgctcgaaaaagtccgttaagactcttcagctgatccagaatgctgcagcacgtgttctgacaggaaccagaaaaagagatcacatttctcctgtcttagcttctctgcattggcttccagtaaaatccagaatagaatttaaaatcattcttcttacctacaaagctctgcagggttacttgtggttcctagagtctccaaaagtagactaggaaccagagcgttcagctatcaagctcctctcctgtggaaccaggttccagtttgggttcaggaggcagacaccatctccacatttaagagtaggcttaagactttcctctttgataaagcttatagttagggctggcccaggtgagtcctgaaccatcccttagttatgctgctataggcctagactgccgggggatttcccatgagctcctctctcctctactttctctccctctgtatgcaacctcatcccattattgcatgttactaacacaacttctcccctttccggtagtcttgtgctttctcatccctctcctctctcctcctatcacttcctgcaggttttctggctctggagctgtggagtctggatctgtggttgcgggtcacctgctgcccccgtgttcctgctcgacaccctgtgctgcaacgactattgttactagtcctattgttattattgttattataatcattaacattacgattgttatcattaacactattataaatatctgtgccatttttcatttagtctatagcaacatcacctttactgtctgtacctctgtgtgtatttttgtgtaggctgctgcctctctctctccctctctctctctctctctccccttctctccttcaccccaaccggtggaggcagatggccgcccaccctgagccatggttctgctcgaggtttctgcctcttaaaggaagtttttccttgcctctgtctcctagtgcttgctcttggtgggaactgttgggcttctgtaaatagcatcatagagttcggtctagacctgctcttttatgaaaagcgctgtgagataactgttgctgtgatttggcgctatatataaattgaattgaattgaattgaatagataATAAAACCTGTAAAACAGGAGAATTTATAAACACGGGAAACTTGCTGCCGTTGGTCTTGACTGTCTTGCCAGAAGATgattaataaatacagtaatttaAGTCCATCACTAAAGTCTTTATGTTCACATCACTCATTTTCAACTAAATTACATAAAGTAAACAACATCCATCTATCATAAAACACATAGTTTCAAACACAAATATGACAATTAATCCACCTAGTCATTAAACCTCATTCAACCCATTAGAAGGGACTGAAAACCTTTCATATATTAGCAGGGAAAATAAACCTTATATTTAATGTTCCAGGCAAGATTGTGACCttttttagcatttaactgataTATCTAaccaacacaaaacatatatttttataaacaaaatacaaacactttaaatttaaaaggaagaaaatgcTCAGGAGCTGTAAAGAGTTATGGTGGACATTTACCAGGGAGCAGGagtgctagctaacgttaatgtttatgttttactgttaaTGTCATTCTTAATGGGCGTCCTTTAACATAACAGAGTGTAAGTAACCTATAATTAAGCTacacagtaaatacataaaaacaaccCAAACATAACGATTCACCGTGCCCATTTATCGGTATTGTGCTTTTGTGCAACTTACTGAcctgtaaaacaggagaaatgattAACACAGGAAACTTGCTGCCGTTGGTCTTATGACAGCTACATCATCAAAACAGTCTCCCAATCGCAGCAGGCAAGCTCTCTGCTGCCCCCTACTGTCTGTAGTGGTATACATATTTGAAATTCAAAAGCATTGGAGGACCATGTCGATTCTCCATtaaatttacacacacagtgccACAAAAACAGATGATGTTAAACCAAAAAAttgttttccaaatgttatATCCATAtcagatttattgttttgttttttctttttaccgtGGTATTGAATTGGGTATCGAGAAAAGTGGAATTTCACTGGTATTGGTATGGACTACTAAATTTCTGGTAACATGATATCTCCACTTCCAAATGTGTTGTACAAAATGTGCATCATTTTCTTTTCCACGTTAAGAAAGTAGTGGAGTCAGTGGTCtaaatgtttacaaaaagtTAGTTTTCTAAAACGTGTGTATGCATTTCATTATTCTCTGCAGAAGTCCAGCTGCTGTTGGTGAGTAAAGAGGAGGTTCCTCTtgagcagcaggagtggagccccagtctggaccaggaggacccaccagagcccccatacattaaagaggaacaggaggaactctggaccAGTCAGAAGGGAGAGCAACTTCGAGGGCTGGAGGAGACTGATACCACCAAGTTCACATTCACCCCTGTCCCTGTGAAGAGTAAAGAAGACAatgaagagaaacctcagtcctcacagcttcatcaaagactcactgaacaggagaaaacagatgctgatggagaggactgtggaggaccagaactAGCTAGGAACTCTGATCCAGATAGACCTTTACAACCAGATACTGAGGATGTGACATCAGAGACCAGGGAACCTCAGTCATGTTTAAATCTTTTGCAAAACAACAGTGGATGTATCACTGGTGAGAAACCTTTCGGCTGCTCAGAGTGTGATAAACGATTCTACACTAAATCAAGTCTGAGACAACACATGAAAGTCCACACAGGACAGAAACCCTtcagttgttctgtctgtggtaaaaGATTTTTCGAAAGCTCAGATTTGATCAAACACTTCAGAGTTCACACAGGAGAAAAACCTTTCAGCTGCCCAGTTTGTAAAAACCGTTTCAGTGACAGAAGCAATTTGTACTCTCACATGAAAATCCACACAGGAGAAAAACCCTtcagttgttctgtctgtggtaaaaGATTCGCACAAAGATCAAGTTTGACCAAACACTTCAGAGTTCATACAGGAGAAAAACCTTTCAGCTGCTCtgtttgtacaaaatgtttCAGTGCCAGAAGCAATTTGTCCAAacacatgagagtccacacaggagaaAAACCCTTCAGTTGTTCTCTCTGTGGTAGAAGATTCGCAAAATGCTCAAGTTTGACCTCCCACTTAAATGTtcatacaggaaaaaaaactttcagttGCTCTGTTTGTAAAACAAGTTTTGATGAGAAAAGCGATTTGTCCAAACACATAAGAATGCACGCCAGGAAGAAACTCTGTAGTTCCAGCctttctggtaaaaaaaaaatcaactcgCTGGTGAGAGCAGAGGAAGGAAATGAAGCTGCAGAGATGCTTTTTGGGCCAATTCCTTCCAGCAGGACTGAAGTACTGAGGGCAAGACTTTGCTCAACGCTGATGAGTTCAGACTCCAGAATAAGTCGAGCTTCATCTTTTCAGCGAAGACGAAGCCATGTGATCATTTTAATTCTGTTCTTATTTGTGTCACATTATTCGGTCATTTTCCAGGTGCTTCTTGGTATTGCTTGTATTTGTTGATTTAAAATGGATTAAAACTGTCTGAACGTATTTTAAGTCACCTGTACATCACAGTGGTCAACACGTGTTGTTTCAAAATGTGATTTATAAATGAAATGACTTATTTCCTAAACAACACAGGGTATTTCTAAGTGAATGGACTGTCCTGGTCTTGAATCGATTTCTTTGTGTTAAACATGAAGAGCTGATTCTTGAACAGCTCTTACTGTATTTGTGTTATTTCTATCAGGTCACAAGTGTTTAGAAAATTCTGATTTCACACAATTGGACAGCTGATCTGTTTGATTCCCCCAGTTGCCTTTAAATGTGAACGTTTactgcagttgttttgttttgttggtgaGACATATGTCTCCAACCGGAGTTTTGTAGAACAGAGACAGTAATGATACAGTTGATGTTGATTTATCATTTGGGAACCCAAATAGTTACGGATCAGTAAGTAATTTATAGATTATCTGAtagtaagtaaaataaaatacttccATATTTACTGGAACCTTTAAACCGGTTTGTGGAtgtttcatgtgtttctcatgatGTTATAAAAGGTATAAACCATGATGCCACTGGTGTGTTTCTGTTACAGGCGTCTTAGAAGTCTGCGATGATGATTGTAATATTTGACCCcacagacactcaacatttgagccagaACAGCCtgatattgctgtttgacagaaCGTCTGACtgcaccaaatagttttaaaaaaagctcTGTCCtgaggcatttattagtttctgactctgatggggggGAACTGTTCCCAAAAACTGtgtctctgaactctcacacatgtcGGCTCTTCTATGTGAGACCTTTTGAATCTAATGCAAATAGTAATGCAGTATTGtttcacactttgaaaacccctgatgTGACTGAACCCCTCATCTCTTCTGAAGCAATGCACTCTAGGCTACTTCTGCCTGCATGCTGGACTCTACTCCATATAAAAGTGTATATAGTTTACTTTTGAATACTTTATcgctttatttgttttacatttaaatgtttttaatgagcCTATGTCTGAAAATTGTGTTTGCAGGAGCTGTAACACAGCAGTGgtattttaccttttttgtgGGGGGGGGAAAGGAAGATCTCAAATTTATTGTATAAAGAATGCATTTCATGTGTATGTTATAGATTAAATGAAATGCAGTATTCCTGAGTTTATAGAATACAGAACTTTTCATGTAATGTTACAAAGCTTTCTTTAACATAGGAAGGTGTAAcgtaaacaaaaataaatgtatactgCACAacttcacaacaacaacaattcatGATCACTTATATTTCATACAAGACTCAAATGTAGgctcttatttatttaaacacacatgtaaaacaaaCGCAGCAATAAAGTATTCAAAAGCAAACAGAAAGGTTTCAATGGGTCGGCAGAAGTAATGTAGTTTAGGGAGGCTTAGAGTTCAGCAACAACTCTGACGGgaggagagatgaggaggaggtgctGCTGAGAATGACACCCTCTTATAAGATTTAACGTATTGACCTGCATTAAAAAGTAGAACAGCTATCAGGGAGGTG encodes:
- the LOC123971801 gene encoding zinc finger protein 771-like; this encodes MSKVQTLRAFVQQRLSAAAEEIFELFERTIAEYEEELCGQRKLLDAVFKPEVRLHRAEVQLLLVSKEEVPLEQQEWSPSLDQEDPPEPPYIKEEQEELWTSQKGEQLRGLEETDTTKFTFTPVPVKSKEDNEEKPQSSQLHQRLTEQEKTDADGEDCGGPELARNSDPDRPLQPDTEDVTSETREPQSCLNLLQNNSGCITGEKPFGCSECDKRFYTKSSLRQHMKVHTGQKPFSCSVCGKRFFESSDLIKHFRVHTGEKPFSCPVCKNRFSDRSNLYSHMKIHTGEKPFSCSVCGKRFAQRSSLTKHFRVHTGEKPFSCSVCTKCFSARSNLSKHMRVHTGEKPFSCSLCGRRFAKCSSLTSHLNVHTGKKTFSCSVCKTSFDEKSDLSKHIRMHARKKLCSSSLSGKKKINSLVRAEEGNEAAEMLFGPIPSSRTEVLRARLCSTLMSSDSRISRASSFQRRRSHVIILILFLFVSHYSVIFQVLLGIACIC